The proteins below come from a single Geobacillus thermoleovorans genomic window:
- the hemL gene encoding glutamate-1-semialdehyde 2,1-aminomutase yields MRSYERSKTAYEEAVKLMPGGVNSPVRAFKSVGMTPIFMARGQGAKIYDIDGNEYIDYVLSWGPLILGHANPQVVEALKRVAEQGTSFGAPTLLENELAKLVIERVPSVEIVRMVNSGTEATMSALRLARGYTKRNKIMKFEGSYHGHGDSLLIKAGSGVATLGLPDSPGVPESVAQHTITVPYNDLDSVRYAFERFGEDIAAVIVEPVAGNMGVVPPVPGFLEGLREVTKQYGALLIFDEVMTGFRVDYHCAQGYYGIEPDLTCLGKVIGGGLPVGAYGGKAEIMELVAPSGPVYQAGTLSGNPLAMTAGYETLRQLTPETYEELGRKAARLADGLHQAAEKYDIPHTINRAGSMIGFFFTNEPVVNYETAKTSDLELFAAYYREMANEGIFLPPSQFEGLFLSTAHSDDDIEYTIAAAERVFARLRG; encoded by the coding sequence ATGCGAAGCTACGAACGGTCAAAAACCGCTTACGAAGAAGCGGTGAAATTGATGCCGGGCGGGGTGAACAGCCCGGTGCGCGCCTTCAAGTCGGTCGGGATGACGCCGATTTTCATGGCGCGCGGCCAAGGAGCGAAAATTTACGATATTGACGGCAATGAGTACATTGATTACGTACTGTCATGGGGTCCGCTCATTTTAGGGCATGCCAACCCGCAGGTCGTGGAAGCGTTGAAGCGCGTGGCGGAACAAGGCACAAGCTTTGGCGCTCCGACATTGCTTGAAAATGAGCTCGCCAAGCTCGTGATTGAGCGGGTGCCGTCGGTGGAAATCGTGCGGATGGTCAATTCCGGTACGGAGGCGACGATGAGCGCCCTCCGCTTAGCGCGCGGCTACACGAAGCGCAACAAAATCATGAAATTCGAAGGCAGCTACCACGGCCACGGCGATTCGCTGCTCATTAAAGCCGGCTCCGGCGTGGCGACGCTCGGCCTGCCGGACAGCCCGGGCGTGCCGGAATCGGTCGCCCAGCATACCATCACGGTGCCGTACAACGATTTGGACAGCGTCCGCTATGCGTTTGAGCGGTTTGGCGAAGACATCGCCGCGGTGATCGTCGAACCGGTCGCCGGCAACATGGGCGTCGTTCCGCCAGTGCCTGGCTTTTTGGAAGGGCTGCGCGAGGTGACGAAACAATACGGAGCCTTATTGATTTTCGACGAGGTCATGACCGGGTTCCGCGTCGATTACCACTGCGCCCAAGGGTATTATGGCATTGAGCCGGATTTGACGTGCCTTGGCAAAGTGATCGGCGGCGGCTTGCCGGTCGGGGCGTACGGGGGCAAAGCCGAGATCATGGAGCTTGTCGCGCCGAGCGGGCCGGTGTACCAAGCCGGCACGCTCTCCGGCAATCCGCTCGCCATGACGGCCGGGTACGAGACGCTACGCCAGCTGACGCCGGAAACGTACGAAGAGCTTGGCCGCAAAGCGGCGCGCCTTGCGGATGGGCTTCATCAGGCAGCAGAGAAATACGACATCCCGCATACGATCAACCGCGCTGGGTCGATGATCGGCTTTTTCTTCACGAACGAGCCGGTGGTCAACTACGAGACAGCGAAAACGTCCGACTTGGAGCTGTTTGCCGCCTATTATCGGGAAATGGCGAATGAAGGCATTTTCCTGCCGCCGTCGCAATTTGAAGGGCTGTTTTTGTCGACGGCGCACAGTGATGATGATATTGAATATACGATTGCCGCTGCTGAGCGGGTGTTTGCCCGTCTGCGCGGATAA
- the spoVID gene encoding stage VI sporulation protein D has protein sequence MEQSYLRFSLEESVWFKRGQEVAEFLSISLDPVISVDEYDQYITIRGALELSGEFRQAGEEQAEADDDVFELAGYRFIQHISVREDGISELSHRFPIDITIPKNRIRSLEDVYVTVESFDYDLDENGRLLITADISISGISEAPLDDDLPDDEEDDEPLFAPFESIARKEAAGEEAFASVDDLTDEADEQPAFAADETTVSVMEPAAMRHEETEAEEEEEAKEPFLPIETETKAVSAQTEEDIASLLPPTEAKVSIGAAKKAVEEEEETKTKSENALYLTKLFAKSEEEEFTKLKICIVQQGDSLDKIAERYDVTVSQLLRANDLESPDDVHEGQLLYIPAMAGSRPFS, from the coding sequence TTGGAGCAATCGTATTTGCGTTTTTCATTGGAAGAATCGGTCTGGTTTAAAAGAGGACAGGAAGTCGCCGAGTTTTTATCCATTTCTCTTGATCCGGTCATTTCCGTCGATGAGTACGACCAATATATTACGATCCGCGGCGCGCTTGAGTTGAGCGGCGAATTCCGCCAAGCGGGCGAAGAGCAGGCTGAAGCGGATGACGACGTGTTTGAGCTGGCTGGTTATCGGTTCATTCAGCACATTTCGGTGCGCGAAGACGGGATCAGCGAACTGTCGCACCGCTTTCCAATCGATATTACGATTCCAAAAAACCGCATTCGTTCCCTTGAGGATGTGTACGTGACGGTTGAATCGTTTGATTATGATTTGGATGAAAACGGAAGATTGCTGATCACTGCCGACATTTCGATCAGCGGCATCAGTGAAGCGCCGCTTGACGATGATTTGCCGGACGATGAGGAGGACGATGAGCCGCTGTTTGCCCCGTTTGAATCAATCGCCCGCAAGGAAGCGGCCGGTGAGGAAGCGTTTGCTTCCGTGGATGATCTCACCGATGAGGCGGATGAACAGCCAGCTTTTGCCGCCGACGAAACGACGGTTTCCGTCATGGAGCCGGCCGCCATGCGTCATGAAGAAACGGAGGCTGAGGAAGAAGAGGAGGCCAAAGAGCCGTTTTTGCCGATTGAGACGGAAACGAAGGCGGTCAGCGCACAGACGGAGGAAGACATCGCTTCACTGCTGCCGCCAACTGAGGCGAAGGTATCGATCGGGGCGGCGAAAAAGGCGGTTGAGGAAGAAGAAGAAACGAAAACAAAAAGCGAAAATGCGCTTTACTTGACGAAACTGTTTGCGAAAAGCGAGGAGGAAGAGTTTACGAAACTGAAAATTTGCATCGTCCAGCAAGGAGATTCATTGGACAAGATTGCCGAACGGTATGATGTGACCGTCTCACAGCTTTTGCGCGCCAATGATTTGGAAAGCCCAGATGACGTGCACGAGGGGCAGCTGCTGTATATTCCGGCCATGGCGGGAAGCCGTCCTTTCTCATGA
- the hemB gene encoding porphobilinogen synthase, which translates to MALSFDRHRRLRQTAAIRAMVRETHLRVEDLIYPLFVVEGSGIKREVPSMPGVYHLSLDRLSEEVDDIAKLGIPAVMVFGVPNEKDEVGSQAYCETGIVQRAIRQIKAEHKDLVVIADTCLCEYTSHGHCGVVENERVLNDPSLELLTKTAVSQAQAGADIIAPSNMMDGFVAAIRRGLDEAGFEYVPIMSYAIKYASAFYGPFRDAADSAPQFGDRKTYQMDPANRLEAFREAESDVKEGADFLMVKPALAYMDIIRDVKNRFPLPLVAYNVSGEYAMVKAAAQNGWIDEKPVVMEMLTGMKRAGADLIITYFAKDVARWLAE; encoded by the coding sequence ATGGCACTGTCATTTGACCGCCATCGCCGTTTGCGGCAAACGGCTGCGATTCGGGCGATGGTGCGTGAGACGCATCTTCGCGTCGAGGATCTCATTTATCCGCTGTTTGTGGTCGAGGGAAGCGGCATTAAGCGGGAAGTGCCGTCGATGCCAGGGGTTTACCATTTATCGCTTGACCGTTTATCTGAGGAAGTGGACGACATCGCCAAGCTTGGCATTCCCGCCGTCATGGTGTTTGGTGTGCCGAATGAAAAAGATGAAGTCGGTTCGCAGGCGTATTGCGAAACAGGGATTGTTCAGCGGGCGATCCGCCAAATCAAAGCTGAACACAAAGATCTAGTCGTCATTGCGGATACGTGTTTATGTGAATATACGAGCCACGGCCATTGCGGCGTCGTCGAAAACGAGCGCGTGCTGAACGACCCGTCGCTCGAGCTCCTCACCAAAACGGCGGTGAGCCAAGCGCAAGCCGGCGCCGACATCATCGCGCCGTCGAACATGATGGACGGCTTTGTCGCCGCCATTCGCCGTGGGCTTGATGAAGCAGGGTTTGAGTATGTGCCGATCATGTCGTATGCAATCAAATACGCTTCGGCATTTTACGGCCCGTTCCGTGATGCCGCCGACAGCGCGCCGCAGTTTGGCGACCGGAAGACGTACCAAATGGATCCGGCCAACCGCCTTGAGGCGTTTCGCGAGGCGGAGTCGGATGTCAAAGAAGGCGCTGATTTCTTGATGGTGAAGCCAGCGCTTGCCTACATGGATATTATCCGCGACGTCAAAAACCGTTTTCCGCTTCCGCTTGTCGCCTATAACGTGAGCGGCGAGTATGCGATGGTCAAAGCGGCGGCGCAAAACGGCTGGATCGATGAGAAGCCGGTCGTCATGGAAATGTTGACAGGGATGAAACGGGCGGGCGCGGATTTGATCATTACGTATTTTGCCAAAGATGTCGCCCGCTGGCTGGCTGAATAG
- the hemC gene encoding hydroxymethylbilane synthase codes for MRNIVVGSRRSKLALTQTKWVINELKQLGAPFTFEVKEIVTKGDRVLDVTLSKVGGKGLFVKEIEHELLAGGIDMAVHSMKDMPAVLPEGLVIGAVPRREDARDVLVSKGNRMLSDLPPGSVIGTSSLRRSAQLLAYRPDLTIKWIRGNIDTRLAKLESEEYDAIVLAAAGLARMGWGDDVISDYLPFDVCVPAVGQGALAVECREDDDELRQWLSRLNDEQTERAVRAERAFLQQMEGGCQVPIAGYAEVKEGTVRLTALVASPDGKEMYKEIVTGADPEAVGRQAAAILSEQGAKALIERVKKELGD; via the coding sequence ATGCGGAACATTGTCGTTGGCTCGCGGCGCAGCAAGCTTGCCTTGACCCAGACGAAGTGGGTGATCAACGAATTGAAACAGCTTGGGGCGCCGTTTACGTTTGAAGTGAAAGAAATCGTCACGAAAGGAGATCGGGTGCTTGATGTTACGCTCTCGAAAGTCGGGGGCAAAGGGTTGTTTGTGAAAGAGATTGAGCATGAATTGCTCGCCGGCGGCATCGATATGGCGGTCCATAGCATGAAAGATATGCCGGCTGTGCTGCCCGAAGGTTTAGTGATCGGTGCGGTTCCGCGTCGCGAAGATGCACGCGATGTGCTTGTCAGCAAAGGAAACCGGATGCTCTCCGACTTGCCGCCTGGGTCGGTCATTGGCACGAGCAGCTTGCGCCGTTCAGCGCAGCTGCTTGCCTATCGCCCGGATTTGACGATCAAATGGATTCGCGGCAATATTGACACAAGGTTGGCGAAGCTCGAAAGCGAAGAGTACGATGCGATCGTGCTGGCGGCGGCGGGTCTTGCGCGCATGGGTTGGGGCGATGACGTCATCAGCGACTATCTTCCTTTTGATGTCTGTGTTCCGGCGGTCGGCCAAGGGGCGCTGGCGGTCGAATGCCGGGAGGATGATGACGAATTGCGCCAATGGCTCAGCCGGTTAAACGACGAGCAAACCGAGCGGGCTGTTCGGGCGGAGCGCGCCTTTTTGCAGCAAATGGAAGGAGGCTGTCAAGTGCCGATTGCCGGCTACGCGGAAGTGAAGGAGGGGACGGTGCGTCTTACCGCGCTTGTCGCCTCCCCGGATGGCAAAGAAATGTATAAAGAAATCGTCACTGGCGCCGATCCGGAAGCGGTCGGCCGACAGGCGGCTGCCATCTTGAGCGAACAAGGGGCAAAAGCGCTGATCGAGCGGGTGAAAAAGGAGCTGGGCGACTGA
- the ccsA gene encoding cytochrome c biogenesis protein — MVALLYELSILLYIASILFYFIDFLQQNRKANDIAFWLLSIVWLLQTVTFVSRIMETKRFPILTMSEGLYFYAWLLITLSLVINRLLRVDFIVFFTNVLAFFILAIHTFAPSSQSPAVAERLVSELLIIHITLSLGAYAAFTLSFLFSALYMLQYSLLKKKKWGARLWRMADLSRLDFLSYVLNALGLPMLLLGLILGVIWAYIQIDHFHWYDAKVLGSFVVLLVYGVYFYKRAVRQMQGKAIALWNIGSFLFLLVNFFLFGSLSKFHFWYS, encoded by the coding sequence ATGGTGGCGCTGTTGTATGAGTTGTCCATTTTGCTTTACATCGCTTCGATCCTATTCTATTTCATCGATTTTTTGCAACAAAACCGGAAGGCGAACGACATCGCCTTCTGGTTGCTTTCTATTGTGTGGCTTTTGCAGACAGTGACGTTTGTTTCTCGCATCATGGAGACGAAGCGCTTTCCGATTTTAACGATGTCGGAAGGGCTTTATTTTTACGCTTGGCTGCTCATTACGCTGTCGCTCGTCATCAATCGGCTGCTGCGCGTCGATTTCATCGTCTTTTTTACGAACGTGCTTGCTTTTTTTATTTTGGCCATTCATACGTTTGCACCGTCTTCGCAGTCGCCGGCTGTTGCGGAGCGGCTCGTCTCGGAGCTGCTGATCATCCACATCACCCTTTCGCTCGGAGCGTATGCGGCGTTTACGCTGTCGTTTCTGTTTTCGGCGCTTTACATGTTGCAGTACAGTTTGCTGAAAAAGAAAAAGTGGGGGGCGCGCCTTTGGCGCATGGCGGATTTGTCGCGGCTTGATTTTTTGTCGTATGTTTTAAATGCGCTCGGCTTGCCTATGTTGTTATTAGGGCTCATTCTTGGCGTGATTTGGGCGTACATTCAAATCGACCATTTCCATTGGTATGATGCGAAAGTGCTCGGGTCGTTTGTCGTTCTTCTCGTCTATGGCGTCTATTTTTACAAGCGAGCCGTCCGGCAGATGCAAGGGAAGGCGATCGCGCTATGGAATATCGGTTCGTTTTTATTTTTGCTTGTCAACTTTTTCTTGTTTGGCAGTTTGTCAAAATTTCATTTTTGGTATTCGTAA
- a CDS encoding uroporphyrinogen-III synthase has protein sequence MANRALAGKTVLVTRDKRQAASFSAKLRAVGAVPIEIPLIAIRPAAAPEAIAALAGRLGEYRWLVLTSVNAVRFFFPHVSLPRPLPNVAVVGRKTAAALVEYGVSPALVPDDFTAERLAAMLAPRVKQGDWVLFVKGDLASPTLPEALRKAGAAVDEFTVYQTVPDLSGREPLLALLRERKLDAITLMSPSAVHSLARLLGEEASALLSGVAVACIGPVTKKAAEREGITVHICPADYTTDGIIKAMEQYFSMEGR, from the coding sequence ATGGCCAATCGCGCCCTAGCCGGCAAGACGGTACTTGTCACTCGTGACAAAAGGCAGGCGGCATCGTTTTCCGCCAAGCTGCGCGCCGTTGGCGCCGTGCCGATCGAAATCCCGCTCATAGCCATCCGCCCGGCGGCTGCGCCGGAAGCCATCGCCGCGCTCGCCGGACGGCTCGGGGAATACCGCTGGCTCGTGTTGACGAGCGTGAACGCGGTCCGCTTCTTTTTTCCGCACGTTTCGTTGCCGCGGCCGCTGCCGAATGTCGCCGTCGTCGGGCGGAAGACGGCGGCCGCGCTCGTTGAGTACGGTGTTTCACCGGCGCTCGTACCGGATGATTTCACCGCTGAACGGCTTGCCGCCATGCTTGCACCGCGCGTAAAACAAGGCGACTGGGTGCTGTTTGTCAAAGGTGATTTGGCAAGCCCGACGCTGCCTGAGGCGTTAAGGAAGGCAGGCGCAGCGGTCGATGAGTTTACGGTTTATCAAACGGTGCCAGACCTAAGCGGTCGAGAACCATTGTTGGCGTTGCTGCGCGAACGGAAACTAGATGCGATTACGTTGATGAGCCCATCGGCGGTTCATAGCCTTGCCCGCCTTCTTGGCGAGGAAGCGTCCGCGCTTCTCTCCGGCGTCGCTGTCGCCTGCATCGGGCCGGTGACAAAAAAGGCGGCGGAGCGGGAAGGAATCACCGTACATATTTGTCCAGCTGATTACACGACGGATGGTATAATCAAAGCGATGGAACAATATTTTTCCATGGAGGGACGATGA
- the ysxE gene encoding spore coat protein YsxE, translating to MAAQADRYEAVLAQYGLRPERMEQRGKAVKVYTNRGVFALKPLESEQEAAAVWQSLQHGGPRCLPLYLTRRRSLFATEGGRLYYLQAWHDGESKVEKDAVDAFFRELARLHRATVRTIEVSEEEAAAYRKQKKDEWQRARMVWEERIERYEAAWYMSPFQLQCCTYFHEVMRAYSFAEERLDVWEETLKETKQWRIAWVHGKARLSHYIPPYWISWERAHWNSPLFDVIAALRFHVQTMPPLGREWLEGMGEYEKELPLSDGERAFLYSHLAEPRGFVRCLERYEAASRNERNEREYVAALQRRYLAFKNMEALVMHLVQRDAARQQEEAVDNEPPADESSNG from the coding sequence ATGGCCGCACAGGCTGACCGATATGAGGCTGTGCTCGCCCAGTACGGTCTTCGTCCAGAGCGCATGGAGCAGCGAGGCAAAGCCGTCAAAGTATACACGAACCGCGGTGTTTTCGCCTTAAAGCCGCTTGAAAGCGAGCAAGAAGCCGCCGCCGTTTGGCAGTCTCTTCAGCATGGCGGCCCCCGTTGTCTCCCGCTTTACCTGACGCGGCGGCGGTCGCTGTTTGCCACAGAAGGCGGCCGTCTTTATTATTTGCAAGCATGGCATGACGGCGAATCAAAGGTGGAGAAGGATGCGGTGGACGCCTTTTTTCGCGAGCTCGCCCGCCTCCATCGCGCCACCGTCCGTACGATCGAGGTGAGTGAGGAAGAGGCGGCGGCGTACCGAAAGCAAAAAAAGGACGAATGGCAACGGGCGCGGATGGTTTGGGAAGAACGGATTGAGCGGTACGAAGCGGCGTGGTACATGTCTCCGTTTCAGCTCCAATGCTGCACCTATTTTCATGAGGTGATGCGCGCGTACTCGTTCGCTGAAGAACGGCTCGATGTGTGGGAAGAGACGCTCAAAGAGACGAAGCAATGGCGCATCGCCTGGGTGCACGGCAAAGCGCGCCTCTCCCACTATATCCCGCCGTATTGGATCAGTTGGGAGCGGGCGCATTGGAATTCGCCGCTCTTTGATGTGATCGCCGCGCTCCGTTTTCACGTACAGACAATGCCGCCGCTTGGGCGCGAGTGGCTTGAAGGGATGGGGGAGTACGAGAAGGAGCTGCCGCTGTCCGACGGGGAGCGGGCGTTTTTATACAGCCATTTGGCGGAGCCGCGTGGGTTTGTCCGCTGTTTGGAGCGGTATGAGGCCGCTTCGCGGAACGAGCGGAACGAACGGGAATATGTGGCCGCGTTGCAGCGTCGTTATTTGGCGTTCAAAAATATGGAGGCGCTCGTTATGCACCTTGTCCAACGCGACGCCGCGCGGCAGCAGGAAGAAGCGGTGGACAACGAACCGCCGGCGGATGAAAGCAGCAATGGTTAA
- a CDS encoding valine--tRNA ligase, whose protein sequence is MAQHEVSMPPKYDHRAVEAGRYEWWLKGKFFEATGDPNKRPFTIVIPPPNVTGKLHLGHAWDTTLQDIITRMKRMQGYDVLWLPGMDHAGIATQAKVEEKLRQQGLSRYDLGREKFLEETWKWKEEYAGHIRSQWAKLGLGLDYTRERFTLDEGLSKAVREVFVSLYRKGLIYRGEYIINWDPVTKTALSDIEVVYKEVKGALYHLRYPLADGSGCIEVATTRPETMLGDTAVAVHPDDERYKHLIGKMVKLPIVGREIPIIADEYVDMEFGSGAVKITPAHDPNDFEIGNRHNLPRILVMNEDGTMNENAMQYQGLDRFECRKQIVRDLQEQGVLFKIEEHVHSVGHSERSGAVVEPYLSTQWFVKMKPLAEAAIKLQQTDEKVQFVPDRFEKTYLHWLENIRDWCISRQLWWGHRIPAWYHKETGEIYVDHEPPKDIENWEQDPDVLDTWFSSALWPFSTMGWPDTDSPDYKRYYPTDVLVTGYDIIFFWVSRMIFQGLEFTGKRPFKDVLIHGLVRDAQGRKMSKSLGNGVDPMDVIDQYGADALRYFLATGSSPGQDLRFSTEKVEATWNFANKIWNASRFALMNMGGMTYEELDLSGEKTVADHWILTRLNETIDTVTKLAEKYEFGEAGRTLYNFIWDDLCDWYIEMAKLPLYGDDEAAKKTTRSVLAYVLDNTMRLLHPFMPFITEEIWQNLPHEGESITVAPWPQVRPELSNEEAAEEMRLLVDIIRAVRNVRAEVNTPPSKPIALYIKVKDEQVWAALMKNRAYLERFCNPSELLINTNVPAPDKAMTAVVTGAELIMPLEGLINIEEEIKRLEKELDKWNKEVERVEKKLANEGFLAKAPAHVVEEERRKRQDYMEKREAVKARLAELKR, encoded by the coding sequence ATGGCACAGCACGAAGTGTCGATGCCGCCCAAATACGACCACCGCGCGGTCGAAGCGGGGCGCTACGAATGGTGGCTGAAAGGAAAATTTTTTGAAGCGACCGGTGATCCGAACAAACGACCGTTTACGATCGTCATTCCACCGCCCAACGTCACCGGCAAACTGCATCTGGGGCACGCGTGGGATACGACGCTGCAAGACATCATTACGCGCATGAAACGGATGCAAGGGTATGACGTTTTGTGGCTTCCGGGAATGGATCACGCCGGCATCGCCACCCAGGCGAAAGTGGAAGAGAAGCTGCGCCAGCAAGGGCTGTCGCGCTATGATTTAGGCCGGGAAAAATTTTTAGAAGAAACGTGGAAGTGGAAGGAAGAATACGCCGGCCATATTCGCAGCCAATGGGCGAAGTTAGGGCTTGGCCTCGATTACACGCGCGAGCGGTTCACGCTCGATGAAGGGCTCTCAAAAGCGGTGCGCGAAGTGTTCGTCTCGCTCTACCGGAAAGGGCTTATTTACCGCGGCGAGTACATCATCAACTGGGACCCGGTGACGAAAACCGCTTTGTCGGACATTGAGGTTGTTTATAAAGAAGTGAAAGGCGCGCTCTACCATTTGCGCTATCCGCTCGCCGACGGCTCCGGCTGCATTGAAGTGGCGACGACCCGTCCGGAAACGATGCTCGGCGATACGGCCGTCGCTGTGCACCCCGATGACGAGCGGTACAAGCACTTGATCGGCAAAATGGTGAAACTGCCGATCGTTGGCCGCGAAATACCGATCATTGCCGACGAATATGTCGATATGGAGTTCGGCTCCGGAGCGGTCAAAATTACGCCGGCGCACGACCCGAACGATTTTGAAATCGGCAACCGCCACAATTTGCCGCGCATTCTTGTCATGAACGAAGACGGCACGATGAATGAAAACGCCATGCAATACCAGGGGCTTGACCGGTTTGAATGCCGGAAGCAAATCGTCCGCGATTTGCAAGAACAAGGCGTCCTCTTTAAAATCGAGGAGCACGTGCACTCAGTCGGTCATAGCGAACGGAGCGGCGCGGTCGTTGAGCCGTATTTGTCGACGCAATGGTTTGTGAAAATGAAGCCGCTCGCCGAAGCCGCCATCAAGCTGCAGCAAACGGACGAAAAAGTGCAGTTCGTGCCGGACCGGTTTGAAAAAACGTATTTGCATTGGCTTGAAAACATCCGCGACTGGTGCATTTCGCGCCAGCTTTGGTGGGGGCATCGCATCCCGGCATGGTACCATAAAGAAACGGGCGAAATTTACGTTGACCATGAGCCGCCGAAAGACATCGAAAACTGGGAGCAAGACCCAGATGTGCTCGACACATGGTTCAGCTCGGCGCTCTGGCCGTTCTCGACAATGGGCTGGCCGGATACCGACTCGCCGGATTACAAGCGCTACTACCCGACTGATGTGCTTGTCACCGGCTATGACATCATTTTCTTCTGGGTGTCGCGCATGATTTTCCAAGGGCTTGAATTCACCGGAAAGCGTCCGTTCAAAGACGTGCTCATCCACGGCCTCGTCCGCGACGCCCAAGGGCGGAAAATGAGCAAATCGCTCGGCAACGGCGTCGATCCGATGGATGTGATCGACCAGTACGGCGCCGATGCGCTCCGCTATTTCTTGGCGACCGGCAGCTCGCCGGGGCAAGACTTGCGCTTCAGCACCGAAAAAGTCGAAGCGACGTGGAATTTTGCCAACAAAATTTGGAACGCCTCGCGCTTTGCCTTGATGAACATGGGCGGCATGACGTACGAGGAGCTTGATTTGAGCGGCGAAAAAACGGTCGCCGACCATTGGATTTTAACGCGTCTCAACGAAACGATCGATACGGTGACGAAGCTCGCTGAGAAATACGAATTCGGCGAAGCGGGGCGTACGCTGTACAACTTTATTTGGGACGACTTGTGCGACTGGTATATCGAAATGGCAAAGCTGCCGCTGTACGGTGATGACGAGGCGGCGAAAAAGACGACACGTTCGGTGTTGGCGTATGTGCTCGACAACACGATGCGCCTGCTTCACCCGTTCATGCCGTTCATTACCGAGGAAATTTGGCAAAACTTGCCGCATGAAGGCGAATCGATCACCGTCGCTCCGTGGCCGCAAGTGCGCCCTGAGCTGTCGAACGAAGAAGCCGCGGAAGAAATGCGGCTGTTGGTTGACATCATCCGCGCCGTCCGCAACGTCCGCGCCGAAGTGAACACGCCGCCGAGCAAGCCGATTGCGCTCTATATTAAGGTGAAAGATGAACAAGTGTGGGCGGCGCTCATGAAAAACCGCGCCTATCTTGAGCGGTTCTGCAACCCGAGCGAGCTCTTGATCAATACAAACGTTCCCGCGCCGGACAAAGCGATGACGGCGGTCGTCACCGGCGCCGAGCTCATCATGCCGCTTGAAGGATTGATCAATATTGAGGAGGAAATTAAGCGGCTTGAAAAAGAGCTTGACAAATGGAACAAAGAAGTCGAGCGCGTCGAAAAGAAACTGGCGAACGAAGGATTTTTGGCGAAAGCGCCGGCTCATGTCGTCGAAGAAGAGCGGCGCAAGCGGCAAGATTACATGGAAAAACGCGAAGCCGTCAAGGCGCGCCTCGCCGAGCTCAAACGGTAG